DNA sequence from the Chitinispirillales bacterium genome:
TATGGTGAAAAAAAAAAGTATGATAAATAAACATAAAAGAAGGGAGACGGAGGGAGGGGGGGGGCGGGGGGGGGGGTGGGAGGGGGGCATACAACAGCTGACTTGTTTCGACGCTTCATGTGGAAACGGGTTTTTACTAAAAAACATTGCCGCAAAACATCCAAATATTAAATGTATCGGCGGCGATATTGTGCCGAGAAAAATCAATGATAAAATTCAAGTTTTGCATGCAGATATAACAAATTTGCAATTTCCCGACAAATATTTTGACGTTGTTATTTGTACACACACATTAGAACACATTCGTAAGCCGGAAAAAGCGCTCTCGGAATTGATTAGAGTATCGAAAAAGCGTTTAATAATAGTCGTTCCGCAACAAAGGGAATACAAATATACGGTTGACTTACATATAAATTTTTTTCCGTATATTCACGATTTTAAGAGATTTATCGGAATAGAAAACGCAAAATATCTAAGTTTAGGCGGCGATTTACTATGTTGTATTGATTTTTGATTTTCGGAAAAATATAAATAAAATACATAATTTTACAAAAAAATTATGTATTTTATGAAAAAATTAAAAGAAAGTATAAAATGCCCAAATTCCATTATCAATGAGGGAAAACAATGGATTTATTAGAAAAAACACAAAACCAAAATCGTCACCCTTGGGAAATTTCACGCGCTAACCGCATTTTTAATTTAATATCCGGTAAAAAAATTATAAACTATAACAATATTGTCGATATTGGCGCAGGCGATTGTTATTTTACCGAGAAATTTAAAGAAATCTCCCTCCCCCCCCCCCAGATATTTGCAATAGATATCGGATATACGCAAGACGACAAATTAAAGTCAGAAAGCATAAAACTACTTTCTTTTGTCGATGATCTTCCCAAGGAATTTCACAAAAACGGCGAAAATTTATTTGTTATGATGGATGTTTTGGAACACATAGAAAACGACGATGAATTTCTGGGGAAAATATATAATTTCCTTTCCGAAAATGGAATTTTGTTGATAACCGTACCCGCTTGGCAATTTTTATTCTCTTCACACGATAAATTTCTTAAACATTATCGCCGATACAAAAGAAAACAATTAAAAAAATTATTGATTTCAAATAATTTCAATGTACAAGAATGTCGTTATTTTTATTTCAGTTTGTTTTTCCTGCGTCTTATTTCAGGCTTTATCGCCAAAATTAATAGGAGCGGCAGTAGTAGAAAGATAAATACAGGTATAGGAAATTGGCGTTTTTCACAAAACCACCCTATAACAAAATTTATTACTATAATTTTGGACATAGATTTCTGTATTTGCAGAATTTTTGCAAAGTTTAATATTTTTATACCGGGGCTCTCTCTTTTAGCGATTTGCACAAAAAGAAGCGACAAGAATATTTAGTGCAATAGGAAAAAACAAATAAATTGCATAATTTACGAAAAATTATGTATTTTCCCATAGAAATTATTATAAGGGATTAAAATGTTTGAAGATTTAAGCGGCAAATTAGAAGAAATAGTAAAAAATATGCGAGGAACTTCCCGCATTACAGGAGAAAACGTATCGACGGCTATGCACGACGTAAAAAGAGCGTTGCTTGAAGCCGACGTAAATTTCAAGGTCGTCAAAGACTTCATTGCCAAAGTAAAAGAAAAATCGCTCGGAGAAGAGGTCGTAGCAGGCGTAAACGCCGGGCAAATGTTTGTAAAAATAGTTTATGACGAACTTGCAATTCTTTTGGGTGGAGCCGCACGAAAGATTGTCTTGCAGCAGAACAAAACCAATGTGATTTTGATGACAGGACTTCAAGGTTCCGGAAAAACTACGCACTGCGCAAAACTCGCCTTACATTTTCGCAAAACCGGACACACGCCGCTTTTAGCCGCTTGCGATGTTCATCGTCCGGCTGCGATAGATCAATTGGAAACACTTGGAAAATCACTCAATATTCCCGTTTATTCCGAAAGAGGACAATCCGCCGAAATAATCGCAAAAAACTCTCTGAAATTCGCCGAGAAAAACGGAAATTCCATCGTAATCGCGGACACTGCCGGACGCTTACATATCGACAACGAAATGATGAACGAACTACGGCAAATTAAGGAAGTTTTTAATCCGATAGAAGTATTTTTTGTCGCCGACGCGATGACGGGACAGGAAGCGGTAAACGTAGCGAGCGAATTTCACAGTCAAATAAATTGCACGGGAATAATTTTAGCGAAAATGGACGGCGACGCGCGCGGCGGAGCGGCTTTGTCGGTTTTCAGCGTTACCGGCGTTCCGATTTGTTATATAGGAACAGGCGAAAAACCGGACGCGTTGGAAATGTTTTATCCCGACCGCCTCGCATCACGGATTTTGGGAATGGGCGATATCGTTTCGCTCGTGGAAAAAGCGCAGGAAGTCGTAGATTTTGAAAACAGCAAAGAACTTGAAAAGAAAATTCTGAAAAACCGATTTACATTTCAGGATTTTTTGGAACAACTGCGCCAAATTCAAAAAATGGGTTCTATTAAAGATATTTTGGGAATGATTCCTGGAATTGGAAAACAAATTTCGCAAATAGACATCGACCCGAAACAATTTAAGCATATTGAAGCGATTATACTTTCAATGACCGTAAAAGAGCGGTTAAACCCAAGCATTATCAACGGAAGTCGGCGAATGAGAATCGCCAAGGGAAGCGGACGCAGCGTTCAGGAAATAAACAGGCTGCTCAAACAATTCGACGATATGAGGGTAATGATGAAACAGATGGGCAAATTCGGAAAAAACGGTAAACTTTCGGCAATGCAAAGCCGTATGAAAAATATGGGAATATAATTTTGAAACCGTGAGGATTTATGGAAAATTGTTTGTTTTGTAAAATTATTTCGGGTGAAATTCCAAGCGGCAAGATTTATGAAGACGAAAATTGTTTCGCTTTCGAGGACATTTCGCCTAAAGCGCCTGTCCATATTTTACTTGTGCCGAAAATTCACGTCGCAGGCGTTCATTTTATTTCCGACGAAAACTGCGGCATTGCAAAAAATTTGTTTTTTGCGGTTTCAAATATCGTAAAAGAACAAAATTTAATACAAAGCGGCTACCGATTAGTAATAAACAGCGGAGAAGACGGCGGACAAACGGTATTCCATTTGCATATTCACATTTTGGGCGGCATAAAAATGGGTTGGAATCCCGTGTAACCGTAATTTTGAAAAGAGGACAAAATGTTTTTTGAATATTCACTAAACACTTCTAAAGAAAATTTTTACGACATAACCGAGCAAGTTCGCAAGGCGATCGCCGAAAGCGGCGTAAAAGACGGGACGGGTATCGTTTATTGTCCGCACACTACCGCGGGAATAACCATAAACGAAAACGCAGATCCGGACGTAATTCACGATATTTTGTTCGGACTTGACAAGACGTTTCCAGACCGCTTAGAATTTCGCCACACCGAAGGTAACAGCGCCGCTCATTTGAAAGCGTCGGCTATAGGTACAAGCGCGGCAATTATTGTAAAAGACAAAAAATTGCTTATGGGCGCATGGCAGGGAATTTACTTTTGCGAATTTGACCCGCCCAGAAACAGAAAATTTTTTGTTAAAATTATAAATGATTAAAATTTTTTATTCATAACACACACTATAAAAACAAGAACTTTCTTGTTATTCGTCATTTTTAACAAGAAAAATTATTATTTTCTTCTAAACGGGTGTTTGTTACGAAAGAAAAAATGGATGACAAAAAACATATTTATCGCGTAATCGACGCAAATCTTAACCGTCTTCGTGAAGGACTTAGGGTTTGTGAAGAATATTTTAGGTTTATCAAAAATGAAAAAGAACCGTCGCAAAAACTAAAAAAATTACGCCATTGTTGCAGATTTTTGGAGGAGAATTTTGAAAAAGAAAAATTATTTTTCTATAGAGACAGCGTTAACGATCCGTTTGCAGCCGATTTTGAAGCGCAGGAAACAGAGCGGAAGAATGTCGCAGAATTACTTACGGCAAATATAAAACGATGCCAGGAAGCGGCAAGAGTAATTGAAGAATTTGCAAAATTGTGCGAAAAAGATTCTGTTTCGAAAATCTCCAAAAATATCCGCTTTGAATTGTATGCGTTTGAAAAAGATTGCTGCGAAAATTACAATAATATTTAATTTACATAAAAGGAATAATATTTTGGAAGAAGAAAAAATTGATAATAAAAAAGAACCGTTTAAAGATACTCATCCTCATATATATCATCAAATTTGGGGAATAATTTATTTAGCGGGCGCGGTATATTTTTTGATTGTTCTACTAAACAATTTGTTTGTTCCTAAAAATCCGCTATTCGGCATATATTTAGGAACCTATTTTGCAGTAGGGATGAAGGGACTTTTCGGAACGTACACGCAGTATCTGTTTCTCCTCTTTTTGTTATATATAGGAATTACATGGTTTAAAAGCAAAGAATTGGACGTGCGAAAAGTTATTTCTTTCTTTTTGTTTTTAGTGTTTATTTGTACCGCTTTTGCAATTCCGCTTCTTCCGATAATCAAACTTTCACCGTCAATATCCGGCGGAAATCTTTTAGGTTGCGCAATAGCAAAATACATAATTTATCCTATTTTTGAAAAGGCGGTTTTCGGAGCGTATTTCATGCTTTTTCTGGCGGCGACTATCACGGCAATGTATATGTTCAAAATAAATATTGCACAATTTCTAATATCAACATTGGAATGGTTAAAAATAAAAATAAAACACGTCAAGCCGCAAAATGAAATCTCGCAAGAGACGGATTTATCAGATTCTCAAAAAGCCGTTAAAAACTATGAAAATTCTTATTCCCAAATACCCGATAGTATTGAAAAAACATCGAAACCCTATAATAATTATAATTTAGAACTTACAAAAGACAATGAAAGTCTGCAAGAAAATTCCAATAATTATAATCTGTCGGAAGAAAACACCGAGAGTCCCGGTTTCGCGGCGGCATACATTCGTCCTACGCCGTCAATTTTGCCGAATTTTACGATTGCGGGACAAAACGACAATAAGCGCCGAAACGATGAAATAAGCAGGCAGTTAATAGGAATCCTTGAAGAGTTTGGCATACGCGATTGCAAAATCGTCGAAGTTAATCCGGGACCTATCGTAACGCTTTTTGAAATTGAACCCGGAAAAGGTGTGAAAATAGCCGCGTTTGAAGGGCTTGAAAAAGACATAGGAATAAAAATAGGCGGAAAATCCGTGCGAATCGATACGATCCCGAACAAAACCACTATCGGCATAGAAGTTCCCAACGAAAAACGTGAAACCGTGTTTTTCAAGGAAATACTGCTGTCAGAAACGTTCCAAAACTCCAAGATGAAACTCCCCGTTATAATCGGGAAAGGAACAACCGGCGAACCACTTGTGGAAGATATTGCAAAAATGCCGCACATTTTGATTGCCGGACAGACGGGATCGGGAAAATCTGTCGGAATAAATTCGTTTATCGCATCGCTTTTGTTCAGTAAAACGCCGGAAGAATTACGGCTGATTATGGTTGACCCTAAAAAAGTCGAGATGGCGGGATACGAAGGTATTCCCCACTTGGCTATTCCTGTGGTTACGGAAGTCGAAAAGGCGGTAAAAGCGCTTGAAGCGGCTACAAAAGAAATGGATTCGCGATACGATTTGCTCAAAAAAGTCGGTTCAAAAAACATTGATTCTTTTAACGAAAAATACGACAACGGCGAACTCAAGCAATTATTAAAAAATGATGTTCTTACAGATGCTGAAAACAAACGGATGTGCTACATTGTAGTAATAATCGACGAATTGGCGGATTTGATGATGACGGCGGGAAAAGACGTAGAAAAATACATTCAGCGAATCGCGCAACTCGCGCGGGCGGTCGGAATTCATTTGATTGTGGCGACGCAGCGCCCCGACGTTAAAGTGGTTACGGGAAATATCAAGGCGAATCTTCCGTCGCGAATCGCTTTCAGGGTGATGAGTTACACCGATTCTCGTACGATTTTAGACCACAAGGGCGCAGAACAACTTTTGGGAAACGGCGATATGCTTTATCTAAAAAACGGTGCGCCGAAAATCGTTCGCTATCACGGGGCGTTCATAAGCGAGAAAGACGTTGAAAATTTGGTCGAAGATATAAAAAAGCAAGGATATGTTTGCGAAAATATGGCTTCTTTTGAAATAAGCGACGAAGAAGACGACGAAAATGACGCAGTTTACAAAGACGACGGGTATTACAAAAGCGATTTTCCGGAAGAAGCGGCTGCCGCATATAAAAAATCGTCCGGTAGAAAATACGGCGAGCGCGATTCGATGTTTGAGGAAGCGGCTCGTTTGATCGTAATCAGCAAATTAGGATCTACTTCCAGCATTCAACGGCATTTGAATTTGGGATACGCCCGCGCCGGAAGAGTTATGGACGAACTGCAAAAGGCGGGAATCGTCGGACCGCAGGAGGTCATCGGAAAACCGCGAAAAGTACTTGTAAACGAAGAAGAACTTGAAAATATTTTGGAAAGATTAACGCAAGGAGAGTAAATGGATAATTTTTCTGCGCTTTTGAAAGCGGGAATTCTGGGAATTATCGAAGGAATTACGGAATTTTTACCGATAAGCAGTACCGGGCATCTGATTATTGCCGAGAAATTCATACAATTGTCACAAAACTCGTCATTTGTCGCTTCCTTCGAGGTAATAATTCAGTTGGGAGCGGTATTGTCTATCGTCGTTTTGTTTTGGAATAAATTATTTCCTTTTAAGCAGGGCGCGCAACATTACGAAAAAACGTTGAACTTATGGTTTTTGGTAATAATCGGCGTAATACCTGCGGCGGTTATCGGCTTTCTTCTTGACGATTTTATAGAAGAAAAACTGTTTACTCCTCTTGTCGTGGCTGGAGCGCTTGTTTTTTACGGCATAATTTTAATTTTTATAGAAAAAACAAATAAAATGCAGATAAAAATTACCGACGTAAGTGAAATCCCTGTAATATTTGCGGTAGCGATAGGATTTTTTCAGTGTTTGGCGATGGTTCCCGGCACTTCAAGAAGCGCGGCTACGATAATAGGCGGATTACTTTTAGGACTTTCACGGGTTGCGGCGGCGCAATTTTCGTTTTTTTTGGCGATTCCGACAATGTGCGGCGCGTCACTTTTGAAAATCTTAAAAAACGGGCTGTCGTTTTCTTCGTTTGAGATAACTTTGATCGCTGTCGGCTTTGTCGTTTCGTTTATTTCAGCGTTTGCTGTGGTTAAATTTTTAATGAACTATATATCCAAAAATAACTTTGTGATTTTCGGATATTATCGAATATTTTTGGGGGTAATTATCGGAATTTTATCTTTGTTTTTCTCTTTTTAACTCAATAGCAAAAATAAATTAGGTGTAAAAAATGGAACAAAAAACACAAAACTTTTTAACTTGTAACAAATCCGAAATCAACAACATTATTGATTGTGGGCTTGACATAGGTTCGACTACTATGAAATGCGTCTTGTTAGACGAAAACAACCGTGTCTTGTGGAAAGAATATCGCAGACACAACGCACACCAGAAAGATTGTGCACGGGATTTTATGTCTCATATCAATAAAGATTATCCAAACGCAAAACTGAGAATCGCGATAACCGGAAGCGGTTCGCGGGCGCTGAAAGACGCTTTGGACGCACAGTTTATTCAGGAAGTAAACGCCGTATCGCTTGCGGTAGAAACGCTTATTCCCGAAGCGAATTCCGTGGTGGAATTAGGCGGACAGGACGCAAAAGTCATTTTATGGAAAGGCGACAAAAACAACCGCCATGTATTGACTTATATGAACGATAAATGCGCGGGCGGAACCGGTTCTACGATAGACAAAATTATGAGCAAAATCGGAATTTCGCAGGACGACGCCGCAAAAATCACTTTAGGAAACAAACAAATTCATCATATCGCCGCAAAATGCGGAGTATTTGCCGAAACCGACGTCGTCGGACTTCTAAAAGCGGGAATTTCAAAGGAAGAAATTTTTATTTCGCTGTGTTTTGCGATTGTAAAGCAAAATCTTGAAGTGCTTGTTCACGGAAACGTTTTAGCCGACAAAGTTATTTTACTCGGAGGACCGAATACTTACATTCCCGTTTTGCGTGAATTGTGGCGGCAACAGATTGCACAAACGTGGGAAATTCACGGATTTTCGCCATCCGAGAACGATTTGCAAAAAGCGATTGTTCTTCCCGACGATTCCCAATATTTTGCGGCGATCGGCGCTATTTTATTCGCCCGCGAAAATCATAAACTGCATATCTCAAACGTTGAAAAAGACTGGTATGAAAAAATTTACGACGGACGCGACAGTCGTGACGGCGAAGCGAATAAGGGGCTTGTCGAAAATAAAGAAGAATTGGAAGATTTCAAGAAGCGGTATTCTGTGCCGAAATTGGAAAATTGCGATATAAAAAATGCGGAAATTGAGGTTTTTATAGGAATCGACGGCGGTTCGACAAGCACAAAGACGGCGATTATCGACAAAAGCGGCGATTTAATTTATTCCGATTATGTGCTGTCAAACGGCAATCCGCTTGAAGACGTAAAACTACTGTTTCAAAAAATCAAAAGATGGCAAGACGAAAATAACGCACAAATAAAAATTCTCAACACGGCAACGACCGGATACGCTTCACAAATTTTGAAAACCGCTTTGAACTTAGATATTTCATTGGTGGAAACCATCGCACATTTTCGCGGAGCGGTGGAATTATACGGCGATGTAGATGTTATTTGCGATGTAGGCGGGCAGGATATAAAAGTGCTGTTTATCAAAAATAAACGTGTCGCGGATTTTCGACTGAATACGCAATGTTCTGCGGGAAACGGATACTTTTTTCAGGCGATGGCGAATCAATTTAACGTCCCGCTTGAAAAATACGCGGAATATGTGTTTAAGGCGAAAGCAGCCCCGAAATTCAATTACGGCTGTGCGGTTTTTATGGAACAGGACAGAGTAAATTTTCAGCAGGCGGGATGGAAAAAGGAAGAAATGATGTGCGGACTTGCGCAGGTGCTTCCATTGAATATTTGGAATTATGTCGTGCAGGAAAGCAATTTGGCGAAATTCGGCAAAAAGTTTGTGCTTCAAGGCGGAACACAGAAGAATTTGGCGGCGGTAAAAGCGCAGGTTGATTTTATTAAGCGAAAAGTTGAAAACGCCGAAATTTTTGTTCACAAATACGCGGGAATAGCCGGAGCGGTCGGCGCGGCGCTTGAAGCAAGAAAAAACACGACAGACGGCGAAAGTTCTTTTATCGGAATAAACCGAGCGGCAAATATTGAATTCACTACTAAAAACGACGAATCCACAATTTGCAAAAAATGTAACAATCATTGTAAACGCACCTTTATAGAAATAGAAAACGGCAAGCAAAAAACTCTGTTTATTTCCGGCTACGGATGCGAAAACGGCTCTTCTCAAGACGATGAAATCGTGAAAGAAAAACAGCAAAGGCTGAAAGAAATTTATGCGAAAAATCCCGATGTTTCGGAAATTGCGGCGATAGACGCTTTCTCGCGTTTTCAATTTGAAAAACTGCCCGAACACGGCGCAATAATCGACAGAAATAAATTTTATCCACAACATTCGGAAAGAATTGTGCCGAAAGACGAATGGGAAACGCCGTTTCAAAGAAGTAATAAAAACCGCAAAAACTACACGATCGCTATCCCGAAACTGCTTAATATGTTTTATTTCTCGCCGCTTTTCACGACATATTTTGAAACGCTTGAAACAAACGTCGTTTTTTCGGATTTCACAAATCAAAAGTTGTGGCAAAACGGCAACAAATGGGGAGCGATTGACCCGTGTTTTCCCGCAAAAGTCGCTCCCGCTCATATTTGGCAATTGTTAAATATGCCGAACGTAAACGCGATATTTTTTCCGATAATCACAAACCTGATTTCGGAAGTACAGAGCACGCTCGGAAACACCGCCTGTGCAATCCAAATGGGAACGCCGGAAGTCGTCGAGGCGGTTTTTACAAAAGATAAAAATATTTTTCAAGACAAAAACGTCGAATATTTCGACCCTTCGCTTAACATGGACAGATATGTTGAAGCGTGCGATAAAATGTATGAATATTTTGCCGAGAAACTGCAAATTACCCGCGATGAAAACGCTTGGGCGTTTAACAACGGAGTTATTGCGCTACAAAAATATTTGGCAAAACAGCGGGAAATATTTGGCGATACAATGAACGATTTGATTCAAGAAAACCGTGTCGGAATTTTGTTAATCGGGCATCCGTACCATCACGATTTCGGACTTAACCACAAGATTTGCGAAGAGTTTCGTAAATGCGGCTATCCGATTTTCACAATCGAATCAATTCCAACGGACAATGAATTTTTATCGCAATTATTTGAAACCGGCGATAAAAGTAAAAATATTACCGATATTTGGATGCGCAATTTTAATCGAAATACAAATCATAAAATTTGGGCGGCGAAAATCGCGGCCCGCCACCCGAATTTGGCGGTGGTAGATTTATCGTCTTTTAAATGCGGACATGACGCACCGACTTATAATTATATCGACCAGATTCTTGACGTTTCGCAAACCCCGCATTTTATTTTTCACGATATCGACCAAAACAAGCCAAGTTTAACGTTCAAAATTCGCATTGAAACGGCGGATTATTTTCTAAAAGAGTACGAGCGGGAAATTTTGGGTAGAAACGCTAAAATTATTTGAAATGTTTTAAGCGATTTTGCAAAATTTCTTCGACAAACGGATTGCCGTGTACATTCACGTATTTCGTATTATTCTGCACAGATGTTGGTTGAGCAAATAGGTAACGGTGATAAATATTTGAACATAAAACCGGTAATATCTATAATTATAGTTGAACGTCCCCTTATAATAGAATCGAAAAAGCGCCACAACGTATTTTCAATGTTAGAGAAAGAAGAGTCGTTTCCGTTGGGACATATATACAAGTTTCAACAACGGCA
Encoded proteins:
- a CDS encoding acyl-CoA dehydratase activase-related protein — encoded protein: MEQKTQNFLTCNKSEINNIIDCGLDIGSTTMKCVLLDENNRVLWKEYRRHNAHQKDCARDFMSHINKDYPNAKLRIAITGSGSRALKDALDAQFIQEVNAVSLAVETLIPEANSVVELGGQDAKVILWKGDKNNRHVLTYMNDKCAGGTGSTIDKIMSKIGISQDDAAKITLGNKQIHHIAAKCGVFAETDVVGLLKAGISKEEIFISLCFAIVKQNLEVLVHGNVLADKVILLGGPNTYIPVLRELWRQQIAQTWEIHGFSPSENDLQKAIVLPDDSQYFAAIGAILFARENHKLHISNVEKDWYEKIYDGRDSRDGEANKGLVENKEELEDFKKRYSVPKLENCDIKNAEIEVFIGIDGGSTSTKTAIIDKSGDLIYSDYVLSNGNPLEDVKLLFQKIKRWQDENNAQIKILNTATTGYASQILKTALNLDISLVETIAHFRGAVELYGDVDVICDVGGQDIKVLFIKNKRVADFRLNTQCSAGNGYFFQAMANQFNVPLEKYAEYVFKAKAAPKFNYGCAVFMEQDRVNFQQAGWKKEEMMCGLAQVLPLNIWNYVVQESNLAKFGKKFVLQGGTQKNLAAVKAQVDFIKRKVENAEIFVHKYAGIAGAVGAALEARKNTTDGESSFIGINRAANIEFTTKNDESTICKKCNNHCKRTFIEIENGKQKTLFISGYGCENGSSQDDEIVKEKQQRLKEIYAKNPDVSEIAAIDAFSRFQFEKLPEHGAIIDRNKFYPQHSERIVPKDEWETPFQRSNKNRKNYTIAIPKLLNMFYFSPLFTTYFETLETNVVFSDFTNQKLWQNGNKWGAIDPCFPAKVAPAHIWQLLNMPNVNAIFFPIITNLISEVQSTLGNTACAIQMGTPEVVEAVFTKDKNIFQDKNVEYFDPSLNMDRYVEACDKMYEYFAEKLQITRDENAWAFNNGVIALQKYLAKQREIFGDTMNDLIQENRVGILLIGHPYHHDFGLNHKICEEFRKCGYPIFTIESIPTDNEFLSQLFETGDKSKNITDIWMRNFNRNTNHKIWAAKIAARHPNLAVVDLSSFKCGHDAPTYNYIDQILDVSQTPHFIFHDIDQNKPSLTFKIRIETADYFLKEYEREILGRNAKII
- a CDS encoding histidine triad nucleotide-binding protein, whose product is MENCLFCKIISGEIPSGKIYEDENCFAFEDISPKAPVHILLVPKIHVAGVHFISDENCGIAKNLFFAVSNIVKEQNLIQSGYRLVINSGEDGGQTVFHLHIHILGGIKMGWNPV
- a CDS encoding class I SAM-dependent methyltransferase, coding for MDLLEKTQNQNRHPWEISRANRIFNLISGKKIINYNNIVDIGAGDCYFTEKFKEISLPPPQIFAIDIGYTQDDKLKSESIKLLSFVDDLPKEFHKNGENLFVMMDVLEHIENDDEFLGKIYNFLSENGILLITVPAWQFLFSSHDKFLKHYRRYKRKQLKKLLISNNFNVQECRYFYFSLFFLRLISGFIAKINRSGSSRKINTGIGNWRFSQNHPITKFITIILDIDFCICRIFAKFNIFIPGLSLLAICTKRSDKNI
- a CDS encoding undecaprenyl-diphosphate phosphatase translates to MDNFSALLKAGILGIIEGITEFLPISSTGHLIIAEKFIQLSQNSSFVASFEVIIQLGAVLSIVVLFWNKLFPFKQGAQHYEKTLNLWFLVIIGVIPAAVIGFLLDDFIEEKLFTPLVVAGALVFYGIILIFIEKTNKMQIKITDVSEIPVIFAVAIGFFQCLAMVPGTSRSAATIIGGLLLGLSRVAAAQFSFFLAIPTMCGASLLKILKNGLSFSSFEITLIAVGFVVSFISAFAVVKFLMNYISKNNFVIFGYYRIFLGVIIGILSLFFSF
- the ffh gene encoding signal recognition particle protein, with amino-acid sequence MFEDLSGKLEEIVKNMRGTSRITGENVSTAMHDVKRALLEADVNFKVVKDFIAKVKEKSLGEEVVAGVNAGQMFVKIVYDELAILLGGAARKIVLQQNKTNVILMTGLQGSGKTTHCAKLALHFRKTGHTPLLAACDVHRPAAIDQLETLGKSLNIPVYSERGQSAEIIAKNSLKFAEKNGNSIVIADTAGRLHIDNEMMNELRQIKEVFNPIEVFFVADAMTGQEAVNVASEFHSQINCTGIILAKMDGDARGGAALSVFSVTGVPICYIGTGEKPDALEMFYPDRLASRILGMGDIVSLVEKAQEVVDFENSKELEKKILKNRFTFQDFLEQLRQIQKMGSIKDILGMIPGIGKQISQIDIDPKQFKHIEAIILSMTVKERLNPSIINGSRRMRIAKGSGRSVQEINRLLKQFDDMRVMMKQMGKFGKNGKLSAMQSRMKNMGI
- a CDS encoding class I SAM-dependent methyltransferase, with the translated sequence MVKKKSMINKHKRRETEGGGGRGGGWEGGIQQLTCFDASCGNGFLLKNIAAKHPNIKCIGGDIVPRKINDKIQVLHADITNLQFPDKYFDVVICTHTLEHIRKPEKALSELIRVSKKRLIIVVPQQREYKYTVDLHINFFPYIHDFKRFIGIENAKYLSLGGDLLCCIDF
- a CDS encoding secondary thiamine-phosphate synthase enzyme YjbQ; the protein is MFFEYSLNTSKENFYDITEQVRKAIAESGVKDGTGIVYCPHTTAGITINENADPDVIHDILFGLDKTFPDRLEFRHTEGNSAAHLKASAIGTSAAIIVKDKKLLMGAWQGIYFCEFDPPRNRKFFVKIIND
- a CDS encoding DNA translocase FtsK — protein: MEEEKIDNKKEPFKDTHPHIYHQIWGIIYLAGAVYFLIVLLNNLFVPKNPLFGIYLGTYFAVGMKGLFGTYTQYLFLLFLLYIGITWFKSKELDVRKVISFFLFLVFICTAFAIPLLPIIKLSPSISGGNLLGCAIAKYIIYPIFEKAVFGAYFMLFLAATITAMYMFKINIAQFLISTLEWLKIKIKHVKPQNEISQETDLSDSQKAVKNYENSYSQIPDSIEKTSKPYNNYNLELTKDNESLQENSNNYNLSEENTESPGFAAAYIRPTPSILPNFTIAGQNDNKRRNDEISRQLIGILEEFGIRDCKIVEVNPGPIVTLFEIEPGKGVKIAAFEGLEKDIGIKIGGKSVRIDTIPNKTTIGIEVPNEKRETVFFKEILLSETFQNSKMKLPVIIGKGTTGEPLVEDIAKMPHILIAGQTGSGKSVGINSFIASLLFSKTPEELRLIMVDPKKVEMAGYEGIPHLAIPVVTEVEKAVKALEAATKEMDSRYDLLKKVGSKNIDSFNEKYDNGELKQLLKNDVLTDAENKRMCYIVVIIDELADLMMTAGKDVEKYIQRIAQLARAVGIHLIVATQRPDVKVVTGNIKANLPSRIAFRVMSYTDSRTILDHKGAEQLLGNGDMLYLKNGAPKIVRYHGAFISEKDVENLVEDIKKQGYVCENMASFEISDEEDDENDAVYKDDGYYKSDFPEEAAAAYKKSSGRKYGERDSMFEEAARLIVISKLGSTSSIQRHLNLGYARAGRVMDELQKAGIVGPQEVIGKPRKVLVNEEELENILERLTQGE
- a CDS encoding Rpn family recombination-promoting nuclease/putative transposase, coding for MSYYSAQMLVEQIGNGDKYLNIKPVISIIIVERPLIIESKKRHNVFSMLEKEESFPLGHIYKFQQRHILFSERNYRKI